The Mycoplasmopsis gallinacea genome includes a window with the following:
- a CDS encoding valine--tRNA ligase, with product MNKTYEHIKVEKGIDSKWQKKRYFSTHDEMKKPFSILLPPPNVTGKLHLGHALDVYIPDTIIRYKKLKNFDVLWLPGMDHAGIATQSKVEDVLYQSTGQTRHDLGREGFVDKVWEWKKEYATLFRKQWSKVGLALDYDRERFTLDKKANKAVLKVFVDLYKKGYIYKGNRAINWDIKLQTALSNIEVVNEPRVQKMYYIKYPLLNSNEHLTIATVRTETLLSDVAVVYNPKDARYKHLKNAQAVHPITNKIIPLIADEYVDPNFGSGLMKLSAHAEVDIDIIQKHGLEINETIDKNGIIVSDIERFNGLERFVAREEIAKFLDEKNLLEKVEETTSNVAISDRSKTVVETLVMPQWFVKMDHFRDLILDNLKSKEAVKFFPKRFRETLKKWMDNVHDWAISRQLWWGHRIPVWYDQDGNMKVQVKSPGKNWTQDSDVLDTWFSSGLAPFVFMNWPEKDNTLLNRYYPTSLLVTGYDIIFFWVARMYFFGLEFMKQIPFKRVLMHGLIRDMQGRKMSKSLNNGIDPIEMIDKYGSDALRWSLITNSTPGMDIRFSEDKVESAWKISNKFWNIARFIDEMPEDENKNLTDADLWIMNKLAHLSKKINRNIDKYDFAVIGSDIYRYIFNELSGWYIELLKSNPSKRGAMRILEKTLIVLHPFMPFITDRIYSEVFDKELLEQKWPIIRENKNVKYIDQIIDVVTEIRKYREENNLSKKEIIYYDIDNVVDPKMIIAIDKMAFAKREANKDYLIALDQINLYLKQDESIKEKNKQALIDKIAFVKNEITRASNILSNPNFVAKAPKEKVDAEKEKLAKYEKELAKYEEELKCKY from the coding sequence ATGAATAAAACTTACGAACACATAAAGGTAGAAAAAGGGATCGATTCTAAATGGCAAAAGAAAAGGTATTTTTCTACTCATGATGAAATGAAAAAGCCATTTTCGATTTTATTACCTCCGCCTAATGTTACTGGAAAATTACACCTTGGACATGCTCTTGATGTTTATATTCCAGATACCATTATTCGTTATAAAAAATTAAAAAACTTCGACGTTTTATGACTTCCTGGAATGGATCATGCTGGAATTGCAACTCAAAGTAAAGTGGAAGATGTACTTTATCAAAGCACAGGGCAAACTAGACATGATTTAGGTAGAGAAGGATTTGTTGATAAAGTCTGAGAATGAAAAAAAGAATATGCGACTTTATTCAGAAAACAGTGATCAAAAGTTGGGCTTGCACTTGATTATGATCGTGAGCGTTTTACTTTAGATAAAAAAGCTAATAAAGCGGTACTTAAAGTCTTTGTTGATTTATACAAAAAAGGTTACATTTACAAAGGAAACCGCGCAATTAATTGAGATATTAAATTACAGACAGCTTTATCAAATATTGAAGTAGTTAACGAGCCAAGAGTTCAAAAAATGTACTACATTAAGTATCCTCTACTTAATTCAAACGAGCATCTAACAATTGCAACAGTTAGAACTGAAACTCTTTTGAGTGACGTAGCTGTAGTTTATAACCCTAAAGATGCGCGTTATAAGCATTTAAAAAATGCACAAGCAGTACATCCAATTACTAACAAAATCATTCCATTAATTGCTGATGAATATGTAGATCCAAACTTTGGAAGCGGGCTTATGAAATTAAGTGCTCATGCTGAAGTTGATATTGACATTATCCAAAAGCACGGCCTTGAAATTAATGAAACAATTGATAAAAATGGAATTATTGTTTCTGATATTGAGCGTTTCAATGGTTTAGAAAGATTCGTAGCTCGTGAAGAAATTGCTAAGTTTTTAGATGAAAAAAACTTACTTGAAAAAGTTGAAGAAACAACTTCAAATGTGGCTATTTCAGATCGTTCAAAAACAGTTGTCGAAACTCTTGTGATGCCTCAGTGATTCGTTAAAATGGATCATTTTAGAGATTTAATCTTGGATAATTTAAAAAGCAAAGAAGCAGTTAAATTTTTCCCTAAACGTTTTAGGGAAACGCTTAAAAAATGAATGGATAATGTTCATGATTGAGCTATCTCACGTCAGCTTTGATGAGGACACAGAATTCCAGTGTGATATGATCAAGATGGAAATATGAAAGTTCAAGTTAAATCACCAGGGAAAAATTGAACCCAAGATAGTGATGTTTTAGATACATGATTTTCATCGGGGCTTGCACCGTTTGTATTTATGAACTGACCAGAAAAAGATAACACCCTTTTAAATCGTTATTATCCAACTTCACTTTTAGTTACTGGTTATGATATTATCTTTTTCTGAGTAGCTAGAATGTACTTCTTTGGACTTGAGTTTATGAAACAAATTCCGTTTAAAAGAGTGCTTATGCATGGGCTTATTCGTGATATGCAAGGACGAAAAATGTCTAAATCACTCAATAACGGAATTGACCCAATTGAGATGATTGATAAATATGGTTCAGATGCCCTTAGATGATCTTTAATCACTAATTCAACACCTGGAATGGATATTCGTTTTAGCGAAGATAAAGTTGAAAGTGCTTGAAAAATTAGCAATAAGTTCTGAAACATAGCTAGATTCATTGACGAAATGCCTGAAGATGAAAATAAAAACTTAACTGATGCTGATTTATGAATTATGAATAAATTAGCGCATTTAAGCAAAAAAATCAACCGTAATATTGATAAATATGACTTTGCTGTTATTGGTTCAGATATTTACCGTTATATTTTCAATGAATTAAGCGGGTGATACATTGAACTTCTTAAATCTAACCCATCAAAACGTGGAGCAATGCGAATTTTAGAAAAAACTTTAATCGTCCTTCATCCATTTATGCCTTTTATTACTGATCGGATTTATTCAGAAGTATTTGACAAAGAACTTCTTGAGCAAAAATGACCAATTATTCGTGAGAATAAAAACGTTAAATATATTGATCAAATTATCGATGTTGTAACTGAAATCCGTAAATATCGTGAAGAAAATAACCTTTCTAAAAAAGAAATTATTTACTATGACATTGATAATGTAGTTGATCCGAAAATGATTATTGCAATTGATAAGATGGCTTTTGCTAAAAGAGAAGCTAATAAAGATTATTTAATTGCCTTAGATCAAATTAACTTATATCTTAAACAAGATGAATCAATTAAAGAGAAAAATAAGCAAGCTTTAATTGACAAAATCGCTTTTGTGAAAAATGAAATTACTAGAGCAAGTAACATTTTATCTAATCCTAATTTCGTTGCTAAAGCACCAAAAGAAAAAGTTGATGCAGAAAAAGAAAAATTAGCTAAATATGAAAAAGAATTAGCTAAATATGAGGAGGAATTAAAATGCAAATATTAA
- the rpsT gene encoding 30S ribosomal protein S20: MANIKSKVKSIAKMEAARVKNAAMKSRVKTAIRKAREAVLANAENASQLVANAHSVIGKAVSKGVFHANKGARKHSRLDQFVASHKN, from the coding sequence ATGGCTAACATTAAATCTAAAGTTAAAAGTATTGCTAAAATGGAAGCTGCTCGTGTAAAAAACGCTGCTATGAAATCACGTGTTAAAACTGCTATCAGAAAAGCTCGTGAAGCTGTTTTAGCTAATGCTGAAAACGCAAGCCAATTAGTTGCAAACGCACACTCAGTAATTGGTAAAGCTGTTTCTAAAGGTGTTTTCCACGCTAACAAAGGTGCTAGAAAACACTCACGTTTAGATCAATTTGTTGCTTCACACAAAAACTAA